ACAAAAATTCAGCAATcggaaaaacaaacaaacaatcctAGTAACTAGGGTTTACACAATGCAGAAGCATCACTAAATTTAAGTCGCACAAATATTTTCCTCAATTGGAGGGAAAATATTCTGAAATCATCACCACAACCTATTACCATTTTCGGGGTTTTCGATGTGCTCATGATATGAAACAATTTGCTCTGGTTCACCGCTTCCAGCATTTCTCATGAGTCCCTATAAGCAGAAGACAAATATGTTAAAAGTGCCAACTAATGAAGTACCTTAGATCAGCATTGAGAATGTTCCTAGATCGAAACGAAACGGCAGCTCACCAAATTTATAATCATTCTGGCTGCTTACTTCATATCTCagttaaattttatcattttagaACTTAAAATTAATTCGGTATGTACCACTTATCAATCAaattcttaaatttttttactctTTATTGCAGCATTACAGTTATTTTACCTTCAATCTTTCCAAATGAAAAAGAGCCTTCTTTACACATGGTGAGGGTGTGTTGACCAGTTCACAACTTCTTCTTTTTAATAGAGGTTGCGACTCATACTTCACAACATCAGTAATAAGTCCTTGCCCATCAGGCATTTTTGGTAAATAGCACTTCAGAATAGATGGAAGCAGACCCTTTTGTAATgactttcaagaaaaatgacCATGAAAGGGACACATTTTGCTTGGTCTTTTAGTTACACCAGATAAGTAGCTTGTAATCTCAAACCTGCAAGAATATTaataatgatttttaaaacttacagTTTTATATGGGCGGCATCTATGCCTGTTTCACTGGCAAAAATTGTGGGTTAAATAGCTGAGGTACAGACTTAAGGTACAAGATGTAGGCCAATACTTTACAGTGATGCAGCCACTACAGTGACTGGTTACAGTACCTAACTGGGTGATTATGAAGGAAATGACCCGTAACAACAAGTAACAGTATATGTCGGCTACTTTTTAGACTAGagggtttaaaataaaaagttaaaaaagcaatatcccaaatcaaaacttttatctgatgtttaaatgtgatagctcatttaaaataaacttataCAAAGCATATGTTCTACCCATTGCTTAATACTTTGATGCTACAAATTAAATATAACATGAATTCTTTTATTTATGAGCCCGACTGGAAAGTAGAGCCGTTTTCGAAGAGAACAAAGACACAAATTTAAGCGTGATGGTTTGCACTGAAGCTtcaattctttttttattcattataaaTCAGCGTATAGACTAcagacaaaaaagtttgatgtGCACTTGATGAACATCGTgtgtgcaggtgccacacttacCACTATGTTTATGAATAGTAAATTTGTCAAGTGCTCTGTGTCATGATAAACTTGGGTATATTTTCGAGGTATGGGCCAGTCCTATACTTTTCAAGGTCTAACCTTTCTGCCCTTTCATGACTGCATGACCACGACCTTGAAAGCTGAGGCTAGAaaaaagtatggcagttttggATAAAGGAATTGCGTGGTCAGAGACAAGAACTTTGGCATTATGACATGCAGTTTTCCACATGCaagcaaaattaattttttatatgaaTTGGTGTATAAACAaccaagtttttcttttaagtaAAATCAGTACATCGGCGTGGATGGGTTCATGAGTTTCGTCCATGACAGCATCGAGCATGCGCACATCATAGCAATTCTACTGTGGATTCTGAATAATTACTATACAACTAAAAGCGAACTTCATTAAACTGTAATCAGCCAATAAATTAAAGTGGAAGTAagttagtttttaattttttaagtcgaaataaattaattaagaCAGCAAAACTAAAACTTCCACATTTGCCAAAAGAACAATCCAAAACAGCTAGAAACAGTTGTACAAACATAGCAACATCATTGTCTCTAATGCTCCAAGTGgccaaatattttgcatgcttttcgaagaaagaaaaagtttttcttttttttaaccaatttGGCATACAacgaaaaaaataataatgctGCAAGTAAACTTTTCTTTGTCACTGATAAAAATACACACATGACCAAGTAAATTCTCTCAAATAAAAACTATTGATGAGTTTCAACTGAACAAAAAGATGAAGTGTAGTGTATAACCACCCgcttcgtcaaggattagcccataggaaagggaaaaaggaatgcacggattacccattcgtatgggctaaaaagaatatttccatctcttaaaataattgttgtaAGGCTAATCGTGTTGGTATGAGTAATCCAACCGAGCGATAGGTCGAATAAGTAATCCAGTCGAACTGCTGTGGCTGGTCATCGTACGGTACGATTTGATGGCTTAGGCTACTGTTGTAGACTACTGAGATCTATACCGGTATGTATGGATAAGGTTTGTATAGTGATTGATGCACGTTGGAATGCCTTGCACAAACTATAAACGGATCTCactaaaaatctgaaaaggctgaaatgaacaaaatagcCTAGTTTTCGATTTCAGTTCTTTCATGCGTTTGGTGTGTCTGGCATTAACGCTGCTTAATTGGTCCTGTTTCGTAGACAAGATATAGGTTATCTACCTCGGGCTTCTAGGCACTGGAATAGCTGTATGCTTACTTACTGAATGTAGAATCCAAGCAAGTTCTAAAGACTGCTTAATTGTTGCACAGTGCAATGCACAATGGTGTTTGAACTGGCAATCCAGCCAACGATAGACCGGTACTCTAGTAGCcaaaagtcactttttcgggtTTGCAGTGCTCATGCAATGTATTAAATTGAATTGTGGTAATTGCATGGTGCTTTTATTCAGCATCaggttgaaatagttttgccTTCAAGCTGGTGTGATTGCATCAATTATATACACGTGGCATACCACTGCTGTGGCATAAGGTCAAAGCGTTTCACAGCAATCAacatgattttctttatttggcGGCTAGGATAGAAGTATAACTTCATATGTCAATTTAGTTCGCTTCCATTAACCTTTGTGGTAATCTTTAATTGCTCCAGCCCCACTTATCTGGCTAGCTCTTAAGCAAGTTCGGAATGATAcacatatgttttttattgcttgaatTTAGGTATGTTTACCAGAAGCACTGAACTGGAGCAAGCATTGGTAATACCCCAAGGGCATAACAATGGTAGTGCTACTGGGTAGTGAACACTGCCTAATTGCCAGCTCTAACCATTCGGCTACAAAGCTGGCTACTACTCAACATTGctgctttcttacataacgAGCTTGCAGAGTACAGTGATCTTGTGTGATTGTCAGAGAACTTCGAAATCCTGAGTGGAGTGAAAGAGCAACTTAACATTGTAGTATTCCAAAAAGGAAATCCATCTGATATGCAGATCATAAGCAAAAGGCAATCATTTAATTTGTCTTGACTTTCGACAAACGAAGGTTTCAATCGTTCTCAAAGAGTGCTATTAGTCGATTATATGCATTCATGAGTTTGcagattattacaaattaaaagtGATAATAAACGGCCTCTAGAAAATAAATGTCTTGTGTAAAAATATCCCTGTTTTACCATCAGCCTGCTTCCTCTGAGCAAGATGTTATTTGGCAACACAAACTAGATGTTTGAGCTTGAGTCAAGTAACTACTGGGTAATGCATCCAAAAATTGATGACTATGTATTCCATGGGGAACGTAGGGATACAATAGCTGGATATGTTgtaatctttattttgcaatcttCTTAGTGCTACGTTCACAAGTTACAATGTTTGCCATTCCCTATTTTTACAGGGTTGAGCAGAAACAACCATCTCCAGATAGCAGGCAATTAAGTTCCCCCACGCCATCCTTAGCAGTGTAGAGCCAGTGAGCAATGGGtatcttgattttatttatccgGCTTGCTTTTTTGCTGAGGCAAATAGTTTCGGGAGGAGCAATCAGAGTGGCTCCGCTTCATAATGTGCAAGGTAAGGAGTGACTCTATCGCACTGAAGCCCAGCAGGTTCAATGctcacaaaaacagaaaaattgtcaTGCTGTGGGGTTCTATAGGTCTACATCCAGTCACAGGATGCTGTTTACTATAACAGTGTAGATTTGGTGCCCAATGCCCATTAGTCATTTTTTTAccaaagatttaaattttctgcaaGGTGTCACAAGGTGAGCTGTTGATGTTAGCTTTAAGCTCACTTGTTTCTACCTTGGTGTTAGGGTAAATGGATGCTAACACTCATTGTTAGCTTTATTCTCCAATTTTGGATATATGCATTGGCCAAGGGTCAGCTCACTGTTTCCCAATTTTTGGCCGAGTACCCGATCTCTTGGTGGGTCGTTATTTAAGTTCACTCACCACTTGGCTCAACTGTGATgggtaattaattataattatttatctcGATTCATTAAGAACAATTAGTCTATTGGCAAAGATGCCGTCATTATCACAGTCATGTGTCATGAGGCAAGGTCCATATCTGCTGGGGACTCGCTCAGCATACATAACTTGCTCTGTTGACATTGTTTGCGCTTACTCAGTCATGTGAGTCACAGCAAGAATGCTGATATACTTCAAGACCTATGGTAAACAAGCCACTAAGCGATACTATGTAGTTCGTACCGCACTACACATCAGGGATGTTTTCAAACGTACCCAAAAAGGACAGGCATCAACGCAGACATCTGGGAAGTGCTTGTTGATATGCAGATCATGCTGTTAGTAGTGGCATCAAGTGAGATTaggagaaaataatttaaagagAGACAACAAAACATAGTGACCAACCAGCAGTCAGAGTAAGTCAGAGCACACGCTGTGGCAAAAACTGCTGTCCGAGAATTTTTCTGCTGATCGATGTAAGATGCTGCGCTTAGCGAAATTGATTACTTTTGAATgtgcttcattgctttttaacTTAAGACAAAAGAAGGTTTTGTTAGATTATGCAGAGTTTTTTTGATGGTAATAATTATTGTcaacagtaaaatattttgatttgatttcgtattttaaattcttaaattaaaactatttaaattttttaatttgtttggaaTGCAACATTATCCACCACCAAACATTGTTTGCCAGCTGAAATCTTCTGTTTGATGCACATTGTGAATGACTGAAACTTGGCTATTTTGGGAGAAACTTCACTTGGAAGTAAATACATAATGCATGAAGTTGTTTAATTTGGAAACGTTTTTTCATGTGTACCCCTTTACTgacctttgttgttgttgttgtaccaaCTTTACCCTAGTTTGGGACCATGAAATTCTGAAGCCTGTCTTGACTTTTTTATTATCTGTTTTACATATTcttcaaattatttcaaaatataccaCTACCTCCGACTAAAAAGTGTCAGTAAGATTTGTTCTACCTTTCCAAGAGAATGTTTAGAGTTATTACTGAAATGTGTACTTTAGCTCTAGTGCTCTTGATTTGAATCTTAGTCCATGCGAAAGCAACCATCTCAAGTGGCTGCCATCAAAATTaccacaaataaaaggttgttGTTGTCTAAACGATTGCTTTTCTGCGAGGATTGAAAACAGCACTTCATTTTGGTGtactgttttcaaaataaaactcaatTTCTTCCTGAAGCCACCTACTTTGTATGCTTTTCAGaccaaacatttcaattaagAAAGTTACGattagcaaagtttttgaagGACACCGGTTACTacaatatatatgatataatggatttttgttaaaacatcCATGCTTATTGCTTGATAAAAGCCCCGATTAAATACAACTTGCCACCTCTTAAAAGCCATCCACTTTGAACAGTAATGCTGGCAATTTATTCTCAACTGCATTCAAGAATGgcctatttaaacaaaaagctGGTCAAAGAAGTTGTGCAGATAAATGGCTATTTACTCCGAAAAACAATCgcttattacaaacaaatatcaagTAAATTGATTTGGAACATTTGTCATTTCATGTCACAGCTACTATcgcttatatttttacatttttatagcaTCAATGCCCATAACTTGGTTGTGCTGAGACAGACAATGACCTCACAGattaagtgtttaattcacatcaaAGTATGTGCATATAAGCTATTAGCCAAAAGAACATTGTGATATTGTAATACTATAGTGCTGTAGGAAAAGACTTATGTGTACCATATACATAAAAGGGTTGGCCAAACTTCTTGATAATCTTTGAAGCCTTTATGATTTGAAAAGGAGTTGAAGTTGAAACATGCGCTTACTGTTGATTACCAAGCACCAAGAAAATCATATCTGTGCACAGTAAATTTTTGACATCTGTAAGACTTTAGTGTTGAGCGTTTGCTTTTATTGCAACATGTGCCCtaagttatattatttattaggATGACTATCTTTATGTGTGTATGTTCTATTCTTAATTCATATTGAGTGGTGATTACTTCttacaaaactaatttttatccaaacagtttagtttattgcatgttttaatttttgtaaaattgttaaaattttgtcgtaCTATTTGCTCTTTTCTGAGTAACATGGCAAGCACTAGAAGAACTCGGTTAGTTCTTCATGTATAATAGCTAActtatatgtatatatctgTTGTATATTTAATTCGATCTTTGGTCATAAATAAGTAATTGTTAGTATGgcatttttttcatgtcaCTCTGTTCATTTGCATATAAGTCACTAAAAGTGTTAATAAAACGCTATTCTAAATTGCCGTCCAGATGGACGTAAGATATTTCGTGTAGATACAGACAACCtgtgttttcaatttaaaaaaaatatttttgtgtctcACTTATTAATAATTTGATTTGCATTGTTCAGTAAGGACATTTCACAAAGCCAGCGGGATATGCTTATATCTTTGTGGGAAACAAAAGGTATGAGAACTGCAAAGTCAGAGCACCTCAATGAAGCAACCATTAATACTGGTTTAAGTAAAAACCAAATCAAGGTGATTCATCGtagattaaagttttatttgccatAATTCATACTTGCTGTAGTTATCAGCTCTTTCAGTATTACCGCAAGCTGTAGAACTGCACTCCCTGCTTTACAAACAAGTTACAGTTCATTACTGTAACTCTATGCTGTAATTTCCGCTCGAAGTAGGCTATTATGATAGAACTCTGGTTGAAAGATGCCATTACGTACTTTAAGTTCAAAGATTGCAACAGTTGTCTTCGCCAAAATAATCTTGTTGGCTGAGAAAAAAGCGTAAACCAGACACGATTTATAATCAAAGGCTCCGTTCCTTGTCCGGGACAACTCTCCAACTTAAAGTAGttattgcatgtttattgcatgatcttacaaaatgattaaagtttGTCCCTTTCTCAGATCTCTTGTATGATGGTATGTTAAACTGCCACTACTAAATACTTTTGCCGCTTGTTTACTAGCGTTTTGACAACTGCTGTGTTTTAGCGTTggatttacaattacaatgcATCAATAAGGCCAAGGGTTCAAAAAGTTAAACCTTTTCGAAAACGAAGATTCACAGGCTACAATCTATTTTGTTCTTCCATTAAGAAACagaatattgttatttttaatacagttgcatgattttttccaaaattttcaagGGAGAAGCTTCTAGACAGCATCACATGTGTTTCATTTAAGATATGTACAAGGTCTGATATTCTGGTTGGTTTGCTTAATTGATCGCTTGCTTCATTGAGTCATTAGCATTATGTCGTTAAATGCACAAATGTAGTTCTCactcaaaataattttcattgtttttcacCTGATAAATTGCATTCATTGATTTCATGCTTACTGTGTTCATTACTAAATTTGCAtgtagtaatttttttttctcggTTTGATTGTGAAACTTGTGTCACAGTGTTAGTTGGATTAGTGAAGAGCATGATACATAATGAATGATGCATGACTTGAAGTGCATGCTATTTGTGACCTCACATGATACGTGTGTAATGAACTtccaaaaatgtgtttactgTTATGTTGGTTATTAGAAAGCCTTAGAATTAGATACTGAAGATGTTAACATTGATTGACGCTGTTAAATCTTAAGAGGTGTAAGCTTCTACTCAACTTGCAAATTTACATAAATGAAGGTTTCACTATGTTAACAGCTGAACAATGAAAGTACTAGTTTAGACAAGTTATCAAAGTGTTTTGCATGAAGTAAGGTCTTGCCTATTTTCAGTGTTTCTTACTTTCAatttatgttaatttttttataaagctttcaaatgttttgtactaatttttaattgctgtttttcaagatttcaaaCTCTGGGGTAGCAGGTGGAGAGAACTTCCGAAGCAAACGAAACAAGTTTGGAAAGAGAAAGCAAAGACCTTCAATTCTGAAAGTTCCATGCCACCAAATGAAATGGATGGAAACATGAAAACCAAACTTAGACAAAATGCCATTGCTCCAATAATTCAAGCTGTATGTTGCTGTTCATATTATACTATGGTGTAACCGTGCTGTACACGAAACAAAGGTAACTTGATCCTGTTTTAGTGTGGTAAACTTGAAGAAATTGGTGTGGCCGTTGGTGGAATGGCATTTGTTAACGATACATTCAATGCATTTGGAAGCAGGGATGTAAGGCCATATTTCTTGGAGCCAAGTGTTCAAAGTGGCTTTATTGAGATATTACATTGCGGAAAAggtaattttatgtaatttactGTGATATTTCTAAACATTTGCAAGAACATGATTAACTACAGTTACATTTACTGCAAGCATATATTAAAAGGAACTGTTATAgcacttattttttaactttaactcattgaagattttttttgtatatgaACCTGAATGATATTAGTGTCATTATTAAGCATGTTAATCAGaaagtatgaaaaaattttcattagaagTAACGTATGgtatatatttgtatacagCTTGCAGTACTTGAAGACAAAAAAACACCGAATTGCAAATGAAAGttcgaaaattttttaataagaaatattGTAAGTCTTTTTATGCCAACAAATTGTCTTTCTTTAGCCTAACggtgtgaaataaaaacgtttattattaGTGTTGCGTATTTTTCCAAGCAATAGAATGTAATACAATAGAATTGATGCTAATTGTTTCATCTTAATTATATTAAGTTGTGTTTGTGCATGCCTTGGTATCTTTGCTCTGGTGCTTTACAGGTGAGACAATGCACAAATCCAATGGACGTATGCTGTATGCTAAAATTAACGAGTTCAGCATCACTGGAATGCCTTGTGGAATCCCCTTTCGAAATCCCGGCAGTTATGGTCCAGTCGATTGCCAGAAAATTATAGATGAGcaagaaaatattataattatgaaaagGGGGTAAGTGATGGGATTTCTGTAATCTTTGCATGCATAAAAGGATTACATTACAAATTTTACGCTGTGCGCTTTCTGTTATACTTGTTGCTCTTTATAGCAATTTGGAGCtggcagaaaaaaatttagttcTTTTGGTGACAACGGAAGAATGTGAAAATGaggaacatttgcactttattGAACCAACACATAGAACAGTAGATTGGTAATTTGTTCAGTGTTATATGTATAACGAGTAAAaattaccgtattttacggaccataaggcgcactttaaatccttttttctcCTCATAGattgatcgtgcgccttataagccggtgcgcctaatgtatggatcatAATGCGTATGCGCATGCTCACAACGTATTTTAATGAGCTTTATACGGTAACACATGCGCCTTATAGCCATATGCCCTTATAGTCCGATacgccttatgtatgaacaaaaaactaatcaaagcaatttattgacaatgCGCCGTATAGCccggtgcgccttatggtccgtaaaatacggtacatAATTTGCCAGTTTCGTTTTCgtaatgtttgttatttttacattgCCGTACAACGGTGCAATGATTTCTTCTGACCAACCTATTGTGctaatatactgtacagtatataattatatcacACACGTATTGGTGAGCGGATAGTTACTTTTCGTTAATTTTCCTTATTTGTGCAGTTAGATTTGTAGTGTGCCTCTTTTACAGCcttttattattaacgtaAGCTGCGATCATTCATTCCATTTTAGCACCTCATCCTTTATTTATGTCCGCATTTTCGTCATTGTATAAAGTTAACAttcgttaaaattgtttgttgtttttttacttatttcacCGTCTTCAATATTTtcgtaattttgcttttcacttTTTGACTGCGCTTTCGGAAAATATACTGTGCTGAATCAAAGCATTTTTAGTGATAATGACTCACTGCTGTATTTTGGTACATTGATTTTCTATTAAGGCTTAATTTAACATTAacgtttaacttaatttaacaaaattccaTAGTAATATGGGGGTTCAATATCACTTTTCGTGACACTTTCACTAAAAAGTAGTTGCAATATGTGCAAAACTTTGATATGTAGCCTAAACGAGTCACACTTGCGATTACGTTAAAAGTCAATGACGTGACGAATACAAATGGACATAACATGATAAGAGGTTTCTTTGATAAGTTGGTCGCATGCTAATTTTGATGTGGCcacattaaaaacagaagATCGTGATGTTAACTTCGAAATGTTACTTACACCTTTTTAGGAAGGTTAAATTAACCACTTTAAAAAGGACGCAacctaacaatgaaaattctaTGCAATATAAGTTGAAAGCTCTTATCTCTTATTGACGTGTGGGTCGAACACATTTCATCGTAATAATCTCTTCTATCgtatgatatgatattatGACATGATATTATGACATGATATTATTGAAGAGGTAGGCGAGCTCAATCGCTACAAGGCTATCAAATTCAAGTCTGTCATAAATATCTCCAACAATATCATGTCGGAATTTGAAATGCTTATTAACACTCAACATGCGTTTATAAAAGTAGCCTAGGCTATAACctttttgttgtatgacattttGATCCTCTTTCGGGTTCACATGGTAAAACAAGATCAATAAAACgcatttttagatttttttgccaactattaaaattatgaataaGATTaacgaaaagaaaattttctcaaatggttagtttttttttattaaatctgtattttgataaaatatcaaaagagAAACCTTGGCAAGACTTACAAcctattgttattatttattgcatcGCTTCAGCAATtacaactttaaaacttagTGACACACCACATCACGTCCTTTACCACCGTTCTTTTGTCTTGACGCTGTAgatcaggggtcggcaacctacggcccgcgggccggatccggcccgccatgcgaaatcgtccggcccgagacatattaattagttatcataagaatacggcccgccgtgtcttattgagtttcaaactgtagtGTTAGCATTTAgcaattatagtattaatgaaaattccggcccgccaaagagttgtacgctcgacatttggcccgtgactagcaaaaggttgccgacccctgatttAAGGGTAAGATATTCGCGTTTCAGAAAAGCTGTCCCGGCAGTTACGGCCCGccagtatattttattttatcaaattggcCCGCGGctcaaaaaggttgccgacccctgctgTAGATCTACCGCTTCTAGTAAAGCAGCCCCTTCGGTCTTGCAGAGACCCAATCCCAAGAAGCTAGCGCTGTGGACAGATCTATAAACTCAATACTATCAATACTGCTCACAGTGTCTTGAACAATTTCGCTGGCCGGTCAGCTTACTCAATACGCCCGCGCTTTTTCTCATCCAACACATTCGCCACACAACTGAATGAATACGGAATACACGAAAAGAGGGACCAAACTTGTTGGAAAAGAAGTGTCTGACCTTTAGAGGTTAGAAACCCCTGATGGCGAAAACATCTCTGGCCATTTCTCTCAAAATGACTTCGCTGCTGTGCTCCATCAAACAAAGCCAAGCAAGGTTCTGGGTCACAAAATTTCAAGAGCTTTTATCATCGTGATTTAGGGCCCGAAGAGTTGTTGCCCCTATCTCTTTTGTGTGTCCTCTTGAAAGTCCGCAAACGCTTGGTCTACCCCTGCGTCGAACCCATAAT
The nucleotide sequence above comes from Clavelina lepadiformis unplaced genomic scaffold, kaClaLepa1.1 scaffold_281, whole genome shotgun sequence. Encoded proteins:
- the LOC143472236 gene encoding uncharacterized protein LOC143472236 isoform X2, whose amino-acid sequence is MASTRRTRKDISQSQRDMLISLWETKGMRTAKSEHLNEATINTGLSKNQIKRWIYNYNASIRPRVQKVKPFRKRRFTGYNLFCSSIKKQNIVIFNTVA
- the LOC143472236 gene encoding uncharacterized protein LOC143472236 isoform X3, with the protein product MASTRRTRKDISQSQRDMLISLWETKGMRTAKSEHLNEATINTGLSKNQIKISNSGVAGGENFRSKRNKFGKRKQRPSILKVPCHQMKWMET
- the LOC143472236 gene encoding uncharacterized protein LOC143472236 isoform X1 — its product is MKVRKFFNKKYCETMHKSNGRMLYAKINEFSITGMPCGIPFRNPGSYGPVDCQKIIDEQENIIIMKRGNLELAEKNLVLLVTTEECENEEHLHFIEPTHRTVDW